One Trichoderma atroviride chromosome 7, complete sequence DNA segment encodes these proteins:
- a CDS encoding uncharacterized protein (BUSCO:EOG092D076U), whose translation MRALYSAAGQLQRAPIASFVRLARHRGCQSVWRRAPSRWLATFTQESESKNSTSLSLPSTSRYNEVGVQQLSEYIFPQIFPNGSNPPPEDLVRLSVDHLKRHELYGKNTDASGPIAFDLPKLHGDTLDEHFYKLGIDCAGSHLQYAKQFACANVPLRPKRWMRQSGWTKYYPDGRTESVEAPNEEMLSFDTEVMWKESPYAVMACAVSPTAWYSWLSPWLLGESTEDKHLIPLGDPTTDRIVVGHNVGYDRARILEEYNLKQTRTGFLDTMSLHVAVNGMCSQQRPTWMKAKKNRETRERIASKTVDHGMVELLSNSSVHEEEELWVEKSSINSLRDVAKFHLNVTIDKKIRDDFGELDRDGVLEKLDQLLEYCAADVSVTHRVYQAILPNFLEVCPHPVSFAALRHLSSVILPVNDTWDSYIANAEATYQKLSASVHERLVALAEKALEIKDYPEIWQNDPWMNQLDWSGQEIRMVKGKRKADPPRPAARQKKPGMPKWYKDLFATNDAPINLSIRTRIAPLLLKLAWDGHPLFWSHQYGWVFRVDPDAVSTYTAKLMSECLFDDSDPDLRDDYKHSYFKLPHKDGPTARCANPMAKGYLNYFENGTLSSEYEYAKEALEMNASCSYWMSARDRIMSQMVVYEKDLPETAEGMVAKKDGENTQGFILPQIVPMGTITRRAVENTWLTASNAKKNRVGSELKSMVKAPAGYCFVGADVDSEELWIASLVGDATFKIHGGNAIGFMTLEGTKAAGTDLHSRTASILGISRNQAKIFNYGRIYGAGLKFAATLLRQFNPKLSEAETTEIAQRLYANTKGIKTNRKTINKRLFWRGGTESFVFNKLEEFAEQDWARTPVLGAGITQALMSRFVSKGGYLPSRINWAIQSSGVDYLHLLIVSMDYLIRRFNLDARLAISVHDEVRYLVKSEDKYKAALALQVANIWTRAMFAQQVGINDLPQSCAFFSAIDIDHVLRKEVDMDCITPSHPDAIPPGESLDIQTLLDMGPEAQLDSSVVPDARFAPKLDDISYTPRTPVMQKLQESSGSSSQFIRAQIASDEMELQDIIKEIRGVTPSKPRATPKPRAVSSKGVLPFNNKNAPKGLNAPSSFPSERDVVKLHSPLRPSEMLGFQYQGESQYSKSKMAWVKP comes from the exons ATGAGAGCTCTTTACTCTGCCgctggccagctccagcgagCTCCGATCGCAAGCTTCGTTCGGCTTGCTCGCCACCGAGGATGCCAGAGTGTTTGGAGAAGAGCACCGTCGCGATGGCTCGCAACTTTCACCCAGGAGTCTGAGTCGAAAAATTCAACATCGCTGTCTT TGCCTTCCACGTCGCGATACAACGAAGTTGGTGTACAGCAACTCAGCGAATACATCTTCCCTCAGATATTCCCAAACGGCTCCAACCCTCCGCCCGAAGACCTAGTCAGATTGTCCGTGGATCATTTGAAGCGCCATGAGCTCTATGGCAAGAATACAGATGCTTCCGGCCCCATTGCCTTCGACCTGCCCAAACTTCACGGTGACACCCTTGACGAACACTTCTATAAGCTTGGAATCGATTGCGCTGGTTCGCATTTGCAGTACGCCAAGCAATTCGCTTGCGCAAATGTCCCCCTGAGGCCGAAAAGATGGATGCGACAAAGCGGGTGGACAAAATACTATCCTGATGGCCGGACAGAGTCAGTAGAGGCGCCTAATGAAGAGATGCTGTCCTTTGACACAGAGGTCATGTGGAAAGAAAGTCCGTATGCAGTAATGGCTTGCGCAGTCAGTCCTACGGCCTGGTATTCTTGGTTATCTCCCTGGCTGTTGGGCGAGTCGACCGAGGACAAGCACTTGATACCATTGGGGGATCCGACCACCGATCGCATCGTTGTTGGGCACAATGTTGGCTATGACAGGGCAAGAATATTGGAAGAATACAATTTGAAGCAGACCAGGACCGGATTTCTCGATACCATGTCCTTGCATGTTGCCGTCAATGGCATGTGCTCACAACAACGCCCGACCTGGatgaaagcaaagaagaatcGAGAAACTAGAGAGAGGATAGCGAGCAAAACTGTTGATCACGGCATGGTTGAGCTTTTGAGCAACTCAAGTGTgcacgaagaagaggagttGTGGGTAGAGAAGAGCTCAATCAACTCTCTTCGAGATGTGGCCAAGTTTCATCTTAATGTCACCATTGATAAAAAAATACGGGATGATTTTGGCGAGCTGGACCGCGACGGTGTGCTGGAGAAATTGGACCAACTTCTCGAATACTGCGCTGCGGATGTATCGGTTACTCACAGGGTGTATCAAGCTATCCTCCCCAACTTCTTGGAAGTTTGCCCGCATCCAGTTAGCTTTGCAGCTCTACGGCACCTGTCTTCTGTCATTCTACCGGTAAATGATACCTGGGATTCATACATTGCCAATGCGGAAGCCACATACCAGAAATTGTCTGCGTCGGTTCATGAGAGATTAGTGGCATTGGCAGAGAAGGCTTTGGAAATAAAAGATTACCCTGAGATCTGGCAAAACGACCCCTGGATGAACCAGCTAGATTGGTCCGGCCAAGAGATCAGAATGGTCAAGGGAAAACGAAAAGCTGATCCGCCGAGGCCAGCtgcaaggcaaaagaagccGGGCATGCCGAAATGGTACAAAGATCTCTTTGCCACAAACGACGCCCCTATTAACCTATCAATACGGACTCGCATTGCGCCTTTATTATTGAAGCTGGCTTGGGATGGGCATCCGTTATTCTGGTCTCACCAGTATGGCTGGGTATTTCGAGTTGATCCGGATGCCGTGTCCACTTACACTGCGAAGCTCATGTCAGAATGCCTCTTTGATGACTCTGACCCGGATTTGCGCGACGATTACAAACACTCTTACTTTAAGCTTCCACACAAAGATGGCCCTACTGCTCGCTGCGCCAATCCCATGGCGAAAGGGTACCTGAATTACTTTGAAAATGGCACCCTTTCGTCAGAGTATGAATATGCCAAGGAAGCGCTGGAAATGAATGCATCATGCTCATACTGGATGAGTGCGCGTGATAGGATTATGTCGCAAATGGTTGTCTATGAGAAGGATTTACCCGAGACTGCAGAGGGGATggtggccaagaaggatggAGAGAACACCCAGGGCTTTATTTTACCTCAAATTGTCCCCATGGGTACCATTACCCGGCGAGCGGTCGAGAATACTTGGCTGACAGCAAGCAATGCCAAGAAGAACCGTGTTGGGTCTGAGTTGAAATCCATGGTCAAGGCTCCCGCTGGCTACTGCTTTGTCGGTGCCGATGTCGACTCAGAAGAGCTTTGGATTGCAAGTCTAGTAGGCGATGCGACTTTCAAAATCCACGGCGGGAATGCCATTGGTTTCATGACTCTCGAGGGTACCAAGGCCGCAGGCACGGACTTACATTCACGGACAGCGTCGATTTTGGGCATCTCTAGAAACCAAGCTAAAATCTTCAACTACGGACGCATCTATGGAGCTGGGCTCAAGTTTGCAGCTACTCTCCTACGACAGTTCAACCCCAAGCTATCTGAGGCTGAGACCACGGAGATTGCACAGAGGCTGTATGCCAATACCAAAGGCATCAAGACCAATCGAAAGACGATAAACAAGCGCCTGTTCTGGAGAGGAGGGACGGAGTCTTTTGTATTCAATAAATTGGAAGAATTCGCTGAACAGGATTGGGCCAGGACGCCGGTGCTGGGAGCGGGAATCACACAGGCGCTTATGAGCCGCTTTGTGAGTAAAGGCGGTTACTTGCCTTCTCGCATCAACTGGGCTATTCAGTCATCGGGTGTCGACTATCTCCACTTACTAATTGTCTCCATGGATTACTTGATCCGTCGATTCAATCTCGACGCTCGGCTGGCCATTTCAGTTCATGACGAGGTTCGATACCTGGTGAAGAGTGAAGATAAGTACAAGGCAGCGCTTGCACTCCAAGTAGCAAACATCTGGACTCGAGCCATGTTTGCACAGCAAGTAGGGATCAACGACCTCCCTCAATCTTGTGcattcttctctgccattgATATCGATCACGTTCTCCGCAAAGAAGTCGACATGGACTGCATTACGCCAAGTCATCCCGATGCCATCCCTCCTGGCGAAAGTCTAGATATTCAGACTCTTTTGGATATGGGGCCCGAGGCACAGCTTGATTCGTCCGTCGTTCCAGATGCTCGATTTGCCCCCAAACTGGATGATATCTCCTACACGCCGCGCACGCCTGTTATGCAGAAACTTCAAGAGTCATCGGGAAGCAGCTCTCAGTTTATTAGAGCCCAGATTGCGAGCGATGAAATGGAGCTGCaagatattattaaagaGATTCGCGGCGTCACACCGTCGAAACCACGAGCTACACCAAAACCGCGGGCAGTATCGTCGAAGGGCGTGCTTCCGTTCAACAACAAGAATGCCCCCAAGGGGCTTAACGCGCCATCATCATTTCCCTCGGAACGTGATGTCGTCAAATTGCATTCACCATTACGACCTTCTGAGATGTTGGGCTTTCAATACCAAGGCGAGAGCCAGTACTCTAAGAGTAAAATGGCCTGGGTTAAGCCTTAG
- a CDS encoding uncharacterized protein (EggNog:ENOG41) has protein sequence MEGTSSRKRKQADICLQKRSDEYTVGWICAICTEYTAAQAALDEEYGRPDYMAPGDHNDYTFGRIGDHDVVVAVLPDADYGTDSAALVARDMLHSFANIKVGLMVGIGGGAPSERCDIRLGDIVVSTSRDGQSGVLQYDFGKMVQGEPFQPTRLLDQSPRILRAAVNGLKSQYQRKGYGQLGGIIDDILKRNPNLRKDFGRPDLTSDRLYRSEIIHPTDGINTPDCSLSCGDDPSKLIIRSRRVADESSPIVHYGIIASANTLMKDAVLRDKLAREKNIICFEMEAAGLMNQLPCLVVRGICDYSDSHKNKQWQGYAAIAAAAYTKDLLHRIPLDNISTLQRAIREEKVRTPTKDQEKKDQEKALLNSLKFDQHKDRHDNIKTAHADTCRWLLGSVEYLD, from the coding sequence ATGGAAGGCACATCCTCTAGAAAACGCAAACAGGCCGATATCTGCTtacaaaaaagaagcgaCGAGTATACAGTGGGATGGATTTGCGCCATATGCACCGAATATACCGCCGCGCAAGCTGCTCTCGATGAGGAGTATGGGAGACCCGACTATATGGCGCCGGGCGATCATAACGACTACACATTTGGCCGCATAGGAGATCacgatgttgttgttgccgtTTTGCCGGATGCAGATTACGGAACAGATTCTGCGGCACTCGTCGCAAGGGACATGCTGCATTCTTTCGCCAATATCAAGGTCGGGCTGATGGTTGGCATTGGTGGCGGTGCGCCGAGTGAAAGGTGTGATATTCGCTTGGGTGACATCGTGGTCAGCACCTCTCGTGATGGGCAGAGCGGCGTATTGCAATACGACTTTGGCAAAATGGTGCAGGGCGAGCCGTTTCAACCAACGCGACTATTGGATCAGTCGCCAAGGATCTTACGAGCAGCGGTCAATGGGCTTAAATCGCAATACCAACGCAAAGGCTATGGCCAGTTGGGGGGAATAATTGACGACATTCTCAAAAGAAACCCGAATTTACGAAAAGATTTTGGTCGTCCAGATCTTACCAGTGACAGGCTCTATCGTAGCGAGATTATACATCCTACCGATGGCATCAACACACCAGATTGTTCGCTTTCCTGTGGAGATGATCCGTCAAAGTTGATTATACGATCTAGGCGAGTTGCAGATGAGAGCTCGCCTATTGTTCATTACGGAATAATTGCTTCTGCAAATACGCTCATGAAAGATGCCGTGCTGCGCGATAAGCTCGCACGGGAGAAGAATATTATATGTTTCGAAATGGAAGCTGCCGGCCTCATGAATCAATTACCCTGTTTGGTTGTTAGAGGAATATGCGACTACTCAGATTCGCATAAGAACAAACAGTGGCAAGGGTATGCCGCcatagcagcggcagcttaCACAAAggatcttctccatcgaATCCCTCTGGATAACATCAGCACACTACAAAGAGCGatcagagaagaaaaagtacgAACTCCTACCAAagaccaagaaaaaaaagaccaggAAAAGGCGCTACTCAATTCTCTGAAGTTTGATCAGCACAAAGATCGTCATGATAACATCAAGACCGCTCACGCCGATACATGCAGATGGCTACTAGGAAGTGTTGAATATCTTGACTAG